One window of Corynebacterium accolens genomic DNA carries:
- a CDS encoding DUF2631 domain-containing protein, protein MDTRDSEGEQVSSHKPVPQVYDGVSTEDVPSAGFGWSRISRSGVQIAGWISVIFMIGFNFGNHKGHVETVWLVALTVLLVVGLLIFTFEPKLNQVRTITSNNKPADHLERDWIYDQKTVSGAYTELTDSQLRALNIEPSRVAHLRVDSASDAAEVSSGKHAL, encoded by the coding sequence ATGGACACACGCGATAGCGAAGGAGAGCAAGTGTCTTCCCACAAGCCGGTACCGCAGGTTTATGACGGTGTTTCTACCGAAGATGTTCCATCCGCAGGCTTCGGTTGGTCCCGCATCAGCCGCTCTGGTGTGCAAATCGCGGGTTGGATCTCCGTGATCTTCATGATTGGTTTCAACTTTGGTAACCACAAGGGCCACGTGGAGACCGTCTGGCTCGTCGCCCTGACCGTCCTGTTGGTTGTGGGCCTGCTCATCTTCACCTTCGAGCCGAAGCTCAACCAGGTGCGCACCATCACCTCTAATAACAAGCCGGCCGACCACCTGGAGCGCGACTGGATTTATGACCAGAAGACCGTTTCTGGCGCCTACACCGAGTTGACCGACTCCCAGCTGCGCGCGTTGAATATCGAGCCTTCCCGCGTAGCCCACCTGCGCGTTGACTCCGCGTCCGACGCTGCCGAGGTAAGCTCCGGCAAGCACGCGCTGTAA
- the frr gene encoding ribosome recycling factor: protein MIDDIQLEAEEHMTASVEHTREQLVTIRTGRANPAMFNGLIAEYYGAPTPITQMATISVPEPRMLLIKPYEQSMIQEIENSIRNSDLGVNPTNDGHVLRVTVPQLTEERRKEMVKLAKSKGEDGKIAIRNIRRKAMEQLKKLQKDGEEGEDEVLAAEKEMEKITAGYVEQVDKLVENKESELMEV from the coding sequence ATGATCGATGACATTCAGCTCGAAGCCGAAGAACACATGACCGCTTCCGTCGAGCACACCCGCGAGCAGCTGGTGACCATTCGCACCGGCCGCGCGAACCCGGCGATGTTCAACGGACTCATCGCGGAATACTACGGTGCGCCGACCCCGATTACTCAGATGGCTACCATCTCCGTGCCAGAGCCGCGCATGTTGCTCATCAAGCCCTACGAGCAGTCCATGATCCAAGAGATTGAAAACTCCATCCGCAACTCGGATTTGGGTGTTAACCCCACCAACGATGGCCACGTTTTGCGCGTGACCGTTCCGCAGTTGACCGAGGAACGCCGTAAGGAAATGGTCAAGCTGGCCAAGAGTAAGGGCGAAGACGGCAAGATTGCCATCCGCAATATCCGCCGCAAGGCCATGGAACAGCTGAAGAAGCTTCAAAAGGATGGCGAAGAAGGCGAGGATGAGGTCCTTGCCGCAGAAAAGGAAATGGAAAAGATTACCGCTGGCTATGTCGAGCAGGTTGACAAGCTGGTGGAAAACAAGGAATCCGAATTGATGGAGGTCTAG
- the dxr gene encoding 1-deoxy-D-xylulose-5-phosphate reductoisomerase yields MTTQRILILGSTGSIGTQALEVIADNPDKFEVVGIAAGGSNPQQIIEQARSFHLSFDHIAVAQPAAAAEVSAALGGTVLSGDGAAEELVRSVPADTVLNALVGSLGLKATLATLDMGEYLALANKESLVAGGTLVTKSARTGQIIPVDSEHSAMAQCLRAGEEGELAKLVLTASGGPFRGQTREQMWDVTPQQAAQHPTWSMGQMNTLNSATLINKGLELIEATLLFDIEPERIDVTVHPQSVIHSMATFKDGCTIAQASPPSMKLPISLALNWPQRVPGAQPALDFSQAHTWNFEPLDDVSFPAVSLAREAAAQGTGVIYNAANEEAAAAFLSGRIHFPEIVDVVGEILGESSQFAGVVSTLDEILAVEGEARRRANARIDRLAD; encoded by the coding sequence GTGACTACTCAGCGAATCCTTATCCTTGGCTCCACCGGCTCTATTGGCACGCAAGCATTAGAAGTAATTGCGGATAACCCCGATAAATTCGAGGTCGTGGGCATTGCCGCGGGCGGCTCTAACCCGCAGCAGATCATTGAGCAGGCCCGAAGCTTCCACCTTTCGTTTGACCACATTGCCGTTGCCCAGCCTGCCGCGGCTGCGGAGGTTTCTGCGGCTTTAGGCGGCACGGTACTTTCTGGTGATGGTGCTGCAGAAGAGCTGGTGCGCTCGGTTCCCGCCGATACCGTGCTCAATGCCCTAGTGGGATCCCTCGGGCTTAAGGCCACTTTAGCCACGCTGGACATGGGCGAGTACCTTGCGCTAGCGAATAAGGAGTCCTTGGTTGCTGGCGGCACGCTGGTCACGAAATCCGCGCGGACAGGCCAGATCATCCCCGTGGATTCGGAGCACTCTGCGATGGCGCAATGCCTGCGCGCGGGCGAAGAGGGCGAGCTGGCCAAGCTCGTTCTCACGGCCTCGGGCGGTCCCTTCCGCGGCCAAACGCGTGAGCAGATGTGGGACGTTACCCCGCAGCAAGCCGCGCAGCACCCCACGTGGTCCATGGGGCAGATGAATACGCTGAATTCCGCCACCTTGATCAATAAGGGGCTCGAGCTCATTGAGGCGACGCTGCTTTTTGATATTGAGCCAGAGCGCATCGATGTCACGGTTCACCCGCAGTCGGTCATTCACTCGATGGCCACCTTTAAAGATGGCTGCACCATCGCCCAGGCCTCGCCGCCGTCGATGAAGCTGCCCATCTCCCTGGCGCTGAATTGGCCCCAGCGTGTGCCAGGCGCGCAGCCGGCACTTGATTTTTCCCAAGCGCATACGTGGAATTTTGAGCCGCTTGATGATGTCTCTTTTCCCGCCGTATCCCTCGCCCGCGAGGCCGCGGCGCAGGGCACTGGCGTGATTTATAACGCTGCCAATGAAGAGGCCGCGGCGGCCTTCTTGTCTGGTCGCATCCACTTCCCAGAGATTGTTGATGTTGTAGGCGAGATCCTCGGGGAGTCTTCCCAGTTTGCTGGTGTAGTCTCTACCCTCGATGAAATCCTCGCCGTAGAAGGCGAGGCTCGCAGGCGCGCGAATGCGCGCATTGACCGTTTAGCTGACTAG
- the rpsB gene encoding 30S ribosomal protein S2: MAVVTMRELLDAGVHFGHQTRRWNPKMRRFIFTDRNGIYIIDLQQTLTYIDEAYEFVKETVAHGGTILFVGTKKQAQEAVAEEATRVGMPYVNHRWLGGMLTNFQTVSKRLKRMKELQAMDEREDGYKGRTKKEVLMLNRERAKLERVLGGISEMAKTPSALWIVDTNKEHIAVKEAHKLNIPVVAILDTNCDPDDVDFPIPGNDDAIRSTKLLSGIVASAVEEGKKAREERQLAAAKEAAGDSAEKEQRDAEAAAAASDPASAEKAEEAPADKPAQ; encoded by the coding sequence ATGGCAGTTGTAACCATGCGCGAGCTCCTCGACGCTGGTGTGCACTTTGGCCACCAGACCCGTCGCTGGAACCCGAAGATGCGTCGTTTCATCTTCACCGACCGTAACGGCATCTACATCATCGACCTGCAGCAGACGCTGACCTACATCGATGAGGCATACGAGTTCGTTAAGGAAACCGTCGCTCACGGTGGCACCATCCTTTTCGTTGGCACCAAGAAGCAGGCGCAGGAAGCAGTTGCTGAAGAAGCAACCCGCGTCGGCATGCCTTATGTCAACCACCGCTGGTTGGGCGGCATGCTCACCAACTTCCAGACCGTGTCCAAGCGTCTGAAGCGCATGAAGGAACTTCAGGCTATGGATGAGCGCGAGGACGGCTACAAGGGCCGCACCAAGAAGGAAGTTCTGATGCTCAACCGCGAGCGCGCCAAGCTTGAGCGCGTTCTGGGCGGCATCTCTGAGATGGCCAAGACCCCGTCCGCACTGTGGATTGTTGACACCAACAAGGAGCACATCGCGGTTAAGGAAGCTCACAAGCTGAACATCCCGGTTGTTGCCATCCTGGACACCAACTGCGACCCGGATGACGTTGACTTCCCGATCCCGGGCAACGATGACGCAATCCGTTCCACCAAGCTGCTGTCCGGCATCGTGGCGTCCGCCGTCGAAGAGGGCAAGAAGGCTCGCGAGGAGCGCCAGCTTGCAGCCGCTAAGGAAGCTGCCGGCGATTCCGCAGAGAAGGAACAGCGCGATGCTGAGGCTGCTGCAGCCGCATCCGATCCTGCTTCTGCAGAAAAGGCTGAGGAAGCCCCCGCAGACAAGCCTGCACAGTAG
- a CDS encoding M50 family metallopeptidase, producing the protein MANLLGIVFFALGIGLTVALHEAGHMFTARAFGMRVRRYFIGFGPRVFSFRKGHTEYGLAAFPVGGFCDIAGMTAQDEFLTEEEKPYAMYKKPWWQRIIVLVGGIGVNLILGFVILYFVAMTAGLPNPDADVRPRVGEVTCTADQKENQELESCTGNGPAGKAGVQEGDIILALDGEHLDSFTQLRDEVMQRPGETVTLTVERGGEEKDFSIELETVKRLNQQGELVDAGSIGLSNEVLDIVEKHSATEALPATWHFTTYSLEATVEGIKQFPAKVPGVVASIFGHERDVNGPMSVVGASRVGGELVERSLWASFFMMLATLNFFLALFNLIPLPPFDGGHIAVILYEKIRDGIRKLMGKQPLGPADYTRLMPITYVMAALLMGLGVVIIIADVVNPIRLFG; encoded by the coding sequence ATGGCAAATTTGCTGGGCATAGTGTTTTTCGCCCTTGGCATCGGGCTGACCGTGGCACTCCATGAGGCGGGGCATATGTTTACTGCCCGCGCCTTTGGCATGCGGGTGCGCCGGTATTTCATTGGCTTTGGCCCGCGTGTTTTCTCCTTCCGCAAAGGGCATACCGAATACGGCCTTGCCGCCTTCCCGGTGGGTGGGTTTTGCGATATCGCCGGGATGACCGCGCAGGATGAATTCCTTACGGAGGAAGAAAAGCCCTATGCAATGTATAAAAAGCCATGGTGGCAGCGCATCATCGTCCTTGTAGGCGGTATTGGCGTCAACCTGATCCTCGGCTTTGTCATCTTGTATTTTGTGGCGATGACTGCGGGACTTCCCAACCCAGATGCCGATGTGCGCCCGCGGGTGGGGGAGGTAACCTGCACCGCTGACCAAAAAGAAAACCAGGAGCTGGAATCGTGCACCGGGAACGGGCCCGCTGGTAAGGCCGGTGTCCAGGAGGGCGATATCATTCTCGCGCTCGATGGCGAGCACCTAGATTCCTTTACGCAATTGCGCGATGAGGTCATGCAGCGCCCTGGCGAGACCGTGACGCTTACCGTAGAGCGCGGCGGTGAGGAAAAAGACTTCTCCATCGAACTAGAAACGGTCAAGCGCCTGAATCAACAGGGCGAATTGGTCGATGCCGGTTCGATCGGGCTGAGCAATGAGGTCCTCGACATCGTCGAGAAGCATTCAGCAACGGAAGCGTTGCCTGCAACGTGGCATTTCACCACGTATTCGCTCGAGGCCACGGTGGAAGGAATCAAACAATTCCCCGCTAAGGTACCGGGAGTGGTGGCCTCCATCTTTGGCCACGAGCGGGATGTCAATGGGCCGATGTCTGTCGTCGGTGCATCGCGGGTTGGTGGCGAACTCGTGGAGCGCTCCCTGTGGGCATCGTTCTTCATGATGCTGGCGACGCTGAACTTCTTCCTCGCCCTGTTTAACCTCATTCCGCTGCCGCCCTTTGACGGCGGCCATATCGCGGTCATCTTGTATGAGAAGATCCGCGATGGCATCCGCAAGCTGATGGGCAAGCAGCCGCTGGGTCCTGCAGATTACACCAGGCTAATGCCCATCACCTATGTGATGGCGGCCCTGCTCATGGGGCTTGGCGTCGTTATCATCATCGCGGATGTGGTTAACCCGATCAGGCTATTTGGCTAG
- a CDS encoding tyrosine recombinase XerC codes for MSDKRKAAESHGPVGQMDEAIEDFADFQLCVKGRAEATVRGYRADLKNLAQDIDTFADFNLNNLRQWLGNAVAEGKARATLARRTASVKAFSTWAEREGYLTRDVAARLVTPKVGQHLPTVMAPQQAGELVGNAVSVDEAHFQRDSAILELLYASGMRVAELVRLDIEDVDFKRSTARVTGKGNKQRVVPFGAAATDALQQWIDGGRKEMARGETQAIFVGSRGARIDQRQVRRIVDKAATVTGTSGLTPHGVRHLAATHLLEGGADLRVVQELLGHSSLSTTQIYTHVSAKRLKQVYSQAHPRA; via the coding sequence ATGAGTGATAAACGGAAGGCCGCAGAAAGTCATGGCCCGGTCGGGCAAATGGACGAGGCTATCGAGGACTTTGCGGACTTCCAACTCTGCGTCAAAGGCCGTGCGGAGGCCACGGTGCGTGGCTACCGCGCGGACCTAAAAAACCTGGCCCAAGACATCGATACCTTTGCGGACTTTAACCTCAATAACCTGCGGCAGTGGCTGGGCAACGCGGTCGCAGAAGGAAAGGCGCGCGCAACGCTGGCACGCAGGACTGCCTCAGTTAAAGCCTTTTCTACCTGGGCGGAAAGGGAAGGCTACCTCACCCGTGATGTTGCGGCACGATTGGTAACACCGAAGGTGGGCCAGCATCTCCCAACGGTCATGGCACCGCAGCAGGCGGGCGAACTTGTGGGCAACGCCGTTTCTGTCGATGAAGCACATTTTCAGCGCGATAGCGCCATTTTGGAGTTGCTCTATGCCAGCGGAATGCGCGTGGCGGAACTGGTCCGCCTCGATATAGAAGACGTGGACTTTAAGCGGTCCACCGCACGTGTAACCGGTAAGGGAAATAAGCAACGGGTCGTGCCCTTTGGTGCCGCCGCAACCGATGCCCTGCAGCAGTGGATAGACGGCGGGCGCAAAGAAATGGCGCGGGGAGAAACCCAGGCCATCTTTGTAGGCAGCAGGGGAGCGCGCATTGACCAGCGCCAGGTGCGGCGCATCGTAGACAAAGCCGCCACGGTTACCGGCACAAGCGGCCTAACGCCGCACGGGGTGCGACACCTTGCGGCTACACATCTTTTAGAAGGCGGCGCGGACCTGCGCGTGGTCCAAGAGTTATTGGGACACTCGTCTTTGAGTACCACGCAAATCTATACGCATGTTTCCGCAAAGCGGCTAAAGCAGGTCTATTCCCAGGCCCACCCGCGGGCCTGA
- a CDS encoding phosphatidate cytidylyltransferase, producing MSDALNRRLPQPKNGPGRDLPAAIGVGVGLGALVVLAVWAGPLAWYAVVAVAVGGAMWEVLTRLRENSYYIPRTLLIILGQAMVWISWPLGAPGLVAVYVTAVLILMFGRLFHNGRHRPPINYLRDMSVGIFVLTWIPLFATFAAMLSLISTPVASGAASIVVFMLCVVASDTGGYNVGVMFGSHPMAPAVSPKKSWEGFCGSIGFGVIVGAVSVHFLLHHSAWIGALMGLGLVICASLGDLVESQFKRELGIKDMSHILPGHGGLMDRLDGMLPSAMVTWVAMSLMANFAV from the coding sequence GTGAGTGACGCCTTGAACCGCCGATTGCCGCAGCCGAAAAATGGCCCAGGCCGTGACTTGCCGGCGGCTATTGGAGTAGGCGTGGGGCTCGGCGCCCTCGTTGTCCTCGCCGTGTGGGCTGGCCCCTTGGCCTGGTATGCGGTGGTTGCCGTCGCAGTCGGCGGGGCCATGTGGGAAGTTCTTACCCGCTTGCGGGAGAATTCATACTATATCCCGCGCACGCTGTTAATCATCTTGGGCCAGGCCATGGTGTGGATTTCCTGGCCGCTTGGCGCGCCCGGCCTCGTGGCCGTCTACGTCACCGCCGTACTCATTTTGATGTTCGGCAGGCTTTTCCATAACGGGCGGCATCGCCCTCCCATCAATTACCTGCGGGACATGTCCGTCGGCATTTTCGTGCTCACGTGGATTCCGCTTTTCGCGACTTTTGCAGCGATGCTGTCGTTGATTTCTACCCCGGTGGCCAGCGGCGCCGCTTCCATCGTGGTCTTCATGCTGTGCGTGGTCGCCTCCGATACGGGCGGCTATAACGTCGGCGTGATGTTTGGCTCCCACCCCATGGCACCGGCCGTGAGCCCGAAGAAATCCTGGGAGGGCTTTTGCGGCTCCATTGGCTTCGGCGTCATCGTTGGTGCGGTGTCCGTCCATTTCCTCTTGCACCATTCGGCGTGGATCGGCGCCTTGATGGGGCTCGGCCTTGTTATTTGCGCCTCATTGGGTGACTTGGTGGAATCGCAATTTAAGCGAGAGCTGGGCATTAAAGATATGTCCCACATCCTCCCCGGGCACGGTGGTTTGATGGATCGCCTTGATGGCATGCTTCCCTCTGCCATGGTTACCTGGGTGGCCATGAGCCTCATGGCAAACTTCGCGGTCTAA
- the pyrH gene encoding UMP kinase, whose product MLKLGGEMFGGGKVGIDPDVVDNVARQIAEVAEQGIEIAVVIGGGNFFRGAELSQRGMDRARSDYMGMLGTVMNSLALQDFLKQKGVDCRVQTSINMAQIAEPYLPLRADRHLEKGRVVIFGAGMGMPYFSTDTTAAQRALEIGADVLFLAKGVDGVYSDDPRTNPDAELYTRITPREVIEKGLKVADATAFSLCMDNDMPILVFNLLEEGNIARAASGQVIGTLVQS is encoded by the coding sequence ATGCTGAAACTCGGCGGCGAAATGTTTGGCGGCGGCAAGGTTGGCATCGACCCAGACGTTGTCGATAACGTTGCTCGCCAAATCGCTGAAGTGGCCGAGCAGGGCATCGAAATCGCCGTGGTGATCGGCGGCGGCAACTTTTTCCGCGGTGCAGAGCTTTCACAGCGCGGCATGGACCGCGCCCGCTCTGACTACATGGGAATGCTGGGTACGGTCATGAACTCGTTGGCCCTGCAGGACTTCTTGAAGCAAAAGGGCGTTGATTGCCGCGTGCAAACCTCTATCAACATGGCGCAAATCGCCGAGCCGTACCTGCCACTGCGCGCTGACCGCCACCTTGAGAAGGGCCGCGTCGTTATCTTCGGTGCCGGCATGGGCATGCCGTACTTTTCCACGGATACCACCGCCGCGCAGCGCGCCCTGGAAATCGGCGCCGATGTCCTCTTCCTGGCCAAGGGTGTTGATGGCGTGTACTCCGACGACCCACGCACGAACCCCGATGCGGAGCTCTACACCCGAATCACTCCGCGCGAGGTTATTGAAAAGGGACTCAAGGTAGCCGATGCAACCGCCTTTAGCCTGTGCATGGACAATGACATGCCGATCTTGGTCTTCAACCTCTTGGAAGAGGGGAATATTGCACGCGCCGCAAGCGGCCAGGTTATCGGCACGCTGGTGCAGTCCTAA
- a CDS encoding M23 family metallopeptidase: MNLFPRPRNNAACRCPLIPTLATTLTGALVLLCAAPAAAYVDPASGKPRPVRVPRGFDKPEHKWSAGHRGVDMDLRIGGRVVAAESGTVAFVGTVAGTPVISIDHADGIRTTYQPVHASVTQGQEVREGQTIGKLGHPVDGTPGLHWGARIAKDSYIDPLSLLDMPVIRLKPL; encoded by the coding sequence ATGAACCTTTTTCCACGACCACGCAATAATGCCGCTTGCAGATGCCCCCTTATCCCCACCCTCGCCACCACCCTCACTGGTGCGCTCGTGCTACTGTGCGCGGCACCCGCTGCCGCATACGTCGATCCCGCCTCGGGTAAACCGCGCCCGGTTCGGGTGCCGCGCGGCTTTGATAAGCCCGAGCATAAGTGGAGCGCTGGCCACCGCGGCGTCGATATGGACCTAAGAATTGGCGGCCGCGTCGTCGCCGCCGAATCCGGCACCGTCGCTTTTGTCGGCACCGTCGCTGGAACCCCGGTCATTTCGATAGACCATGCAGATGGCATTCGTACCACGTATCAACCCGTGCACGCGAGCGTCACCCAAGGCCAAGAAGTGCGCGAGGGCCAAACCATAGGAAAGCTCGGCCACCCAGTAGACGGCACACCAGGACTGCATTGGGGCGCGCGGATTGCCAAGGACAGCTACATTGACCCATTAAGCCTGCTGGATATGCCGGTTATCCGCCTCAAGCCTTTATAA
- the tsf gene encoding translation elongation factor Ts: MANYTAADVKALREATGSGMLDCKKALEENGGDYDKAVEFLRIKGAKNVSKRADREATEGLVAVSGNTMVEINCETDFVAKNEGFQSFAKKIVVAAAAAKANSPEELNNVEIEGQKVSEFVDQESAKTGEKLQARRAVTVDGDNVAVYLHQRSADLPPAVGVLVSYEGNKEGAHAAALQIAAMNAEYLKREDVPAEIVEKERSIAEATTREEGKPEAALPKIVEGRLNGFYKSVVLLEQASLSDNKKTVKQVAEEAGTTITGFVRYEVGA, from the coding sequence ATGGCGAACTACACTGCTGCAGACGTGAAGGCACTGCGCGAAGCAACTGGCTCCGGCATGCTCGATTGCAAGAAGGCCCTGGAAGAAAACGGCGGCGACTACGACAAGGCCGTTGAATTCCTGCGCATCAAGGGTGCGAAGAACGTGTCCAAGCGCGCTGACCGCGAGGCTACCGAGGGCCTCGTTGCCGTATCCGGCAACACCATGGTTGAGATCAATTGCGAGACCGACTTCGTGGCAAAGAACGAGGGCTTCCAGTCCTTCGCCAAGAAGATTGTTGTAGCTGCAGCCGCAGCCAAGGCTAACTCCCCGGAAGAACTCAACAACGTAGAGATCGAGGGCCAGAAGGTCTCCGAGTTCGTTGACCAGGAGTCCGCAAAGACCGGTGAGAAGCTGCAGGCACGTCGTGCAGTCACCGTTGATGGCGACAATGTTGCTGTCTACCTGCACCAGCGCTCCGCTGACCTGCCTCCTGCAGTCGGTGTCTTGGTTTCCTACGAAGGCAACAAGGAAGGCGCACACGCTGCCGCTCTGCAGATTGCAGCTATGAACGCTGAGTACCTGAAGCGCGAAGACGTTCCTGCAGAGATCGTCGAGAAGGAGCGCTCCATCGCTGAGGCCACCACTCGCGAGGAGGGCAAGCCTGAGGCTGCTCTTCCAAAGATCGTGGAAGGCCGCCTGAACGGCTTCTACAAGTCCGTTGTTCTGCTGGAGCAGGCTTCCTTGTCCGATAACAAGAAGACCGTTAAGCAGGTTGCAGAAGAGGCCGGCACCACCATCACCGGCTTCGTCCGCTACGAGGTTGGCGCTTAA
- the rlmN gene encoding 23S rRNA (adenine(2503)-C(2))-methyltransferase RlmN codes for MAQPVKLNFSAPRRGLPPKHFADLSESERIDKLAEIGLPKFRAKQIAKHYYEHLTDDVEEMTDIPAGKREEVKEAFFPELMKPIRTTSTDDGETTKSLWRLHDGTLLESVLMRYPGRATLCISSQAGCGMACPFCATGQGGLDRNLSTGEIVEQFRHAAAAMAAEGGRLSNVVFMGMGEPLANYKRVVQAVRQITGQDGTGFGLSQRNVTVSTVGLAPAIRKLADEDLACTLAVSLHTPDDELRDSLVPVNNRWSVDEVLDAARYYADKSARRVSIEYALIRDKNDQDFRADMLGRKLHQKLGSKVHVNVIPLNPTPGSEWDAAPKARLNEFVRRVQAQGVPCTVRDTKGDEIAAACGQLAADEREDMSA; via the coding sequence ATGGCTCAACCAGTAAAACTTAACTTCTCCGCGCCGCGGCGCGGTCTGCCGCCCAAGCACTTTGCGGATCTCTCTGAAAGCGAGCGCATCGATAAGCTCGCAGAAATTGGCCTACCTAAATTCCGTGCTAAGCAAATTGCCAAGCACTACTACGAGCATCTCACCGACGACGTCGAAGAGATGACAGATATCCCCGCCGGCAAGCGCGAGGAGGTCAAGGAGGCCTTCTTCCCTGAGCTTATGAAGCCTATTCGTACGACTTCTACCGACGATGGGGAAACCACCAAGTCCTTGTGGCGCTTGCACGACGGCACCTTATTGGAGTCCGTACTGATGCGCTATCCCGGCCGCGCTACCTTGTGCATTTCTTCCCAGGCCGGCTGCGGAATGGCCTGCCCGTTCTGTGCTACCGGCCAGGGCGGACTAGACCGCAACCTTTCTACCGGCGAAATCGTCGAGCAGTTCCGCCACGCAGCCGCGGCGATGGCGGCCGAAGGCGGACGCTTGTCCAATGTGGTCTTCATGGGCATGGGCGAGCCGCTGGCAAACTACAAGCGCGTGGTCCAGGCGGTGCGCCAGATTACCGGTCAGGATGGAACGGGCTTTGGGCTCTCACAGCGCAATGTGACCGTATCCACCGTGGGCTTGGCACCTGCCATCCGCAAGCTCGCGGACGAAGACCTTGCCTGCACACTTGCGGTTTCGCTGCACACCCCGGATGATGAGCTGCGCGATAGCCTGGTTCCGGTAAATAACCGCTGGTCCGTCGATGAGGTCCTCGACGCAGCACGATACTACGCCGATAAATCCGCCCGCCGCGTGTCTATCGAGTACGCCCTTATTCGGGATAAGAATGACCAAGATTTCCGTGCCGATATGCTGGGCCGCAAGTTGCACCAGAAGCTCGGCTCCAAGGTGCACGTCAACGTGATCCCGCTCAACCCGACGCCGGGCTCGGAATGGGATGCAGCCCCCAAGGCGCGGCTTAATGAATTCGTGCGCCGCGTCCAGGCACAGGGAGTGCCGTGCACCGTGCGCGATACCAAGGGCGATGAAATCGCGGCAGCCTGTGGCCAGCTTGCCGCCGATGAACGAGAAGACATGTCGGCCTAA
- a CDS encoding LapA family protein produces the protein MTTPKYPEDDFSASDDEATAASDNAALAETGSKEVSTDAGAGTTEPAAAPQKAQGSFAASTWAALIVGFLLLIVLIIFIMQNQQEVPMNFLGWSGQFPAGIAYLMFTIGGALIMALVGVWRMLELRRQLRKQAEG, from the coding sequence ATGACCACTCCGAAATACCCCGAAGATGACTTTTCCGCTTCCGATGATGAGGCCACCGCGGCAAGCGATAATGCCGCTTTGGCCGAAACCGGAAGCAAGGAAGTCTCCACCGATGCCGGCGCCGGCACCACCGAGCCCGCTGCCGCACCACAAAAAGCCCAAGGCTCGTTCGCCGCTAGCACCTGGGCAGCGCTCATTGTCGGTTTCCTCTTGCTGATCGTGTTGATCATCTTCATCATGCAAAACCAGCAAGAAGTGCCGATGAACTTCCTGGGCTGGTCGGGGCAGTTCCCAGCGGGCATTGCCTACCTGATGTTTACCATCGGCGGCGCGCTCATCATGGCGCTAGTAGGTGTGTGGCGCATGCTTGAATTGCGCCGCCAATTGCGCAAGCAGGCCGAAGGCTAA